Within Roseibium sp. HPY-6, the genomic segment GATTGTCCGAGTGGGAAAGCCAAACGCGCGATCCCGGCTCTTTCAAACCCAGCATCGAACCGGGATTGGCACAATGAGCCGTTACTTCCCGACCGTCGGCATCCAGGATGACGTCCGCCAGGAAACGCTTGTAGCGCTTGACGAGGCGGCCGCTTACCAGCGGTGCTGCGAATTTCATATCGTTCCCCTAAACGTCAGAAGATGGAGGCTATGGGCTTATTTGGACCAGAAATCAGGATCCAGTAGGACAAGAACCGTAAAAAGTTCCAGGCGCCCTACCAGCATGGCAAAAGACAGCAGCCACTTGGCGCCATCCGGGAGTGGCGCGAAGTGACCGGCAGGACCAATGACCGGCCCGAGGCCCGGCCCGACGTTGCCGACAGACGTCGCCGCGGCGGATATCGCGGTCACCAGATCCAGATCAAAAAAGGAAAGCGCCACGGTAATGATACCGACGGACCCCAAATAGACGACAAGGAAGGCCAGGACCGAGAATGACAATTCAGGCGTCAGCCGCGTTCCGGCATACTCTTCCGACATGATCCGGTGCGGACGCACCATCCTGCGAAGATGCGCGCGAACGGTTCCAAAGAAGACCAGGAAACGGAAAATCTTGATGCCGCCGGTCGTCGACCCGGTGCATCCACCCACGAACATGAGCAACAGCGTGATCCCGACCACCGGTGCGCCCCATTGCGAGAAATCGCCGAGGGCATATCCCGTACCCGTTACGATGGACACCACGTTGAACGTGGCACGCAACAGGGCTTCTTCAAATGGAAAGCGCATGTTGATGCCGAGATAGACCGTGAGCGTGAGCGAGACGAGAGCGAGAAATCCGAGCAAGGCCCGCACCTGAGGATCGCGCCAGAGCTGCAGTGGATGGCCGCGAAGGGCCTGGATAATTAGGACGAACGGCAGGGCACCGATAATCATGAAGACAATCGCAACCCAGCCGGACGCCGGGTTCTTGAAGTAACCGAAAGATTCATCGTGCGTTGAATAGCCCCCGGTCGCGATCGTCGTCAGCGCATGGTTGAACGCGTCGAAGAGCTCCATGCCCGTTGCCAGATAGGCCGCGATGCAGAGCACGGTCAGAAACAGATAGGCCAGTCCGATCAGACGGATCAGCTCCACGGATCGGCTCACTATTTTTTCAGACCGGTCCGAACTCTCACTCTGGAAAAGCTGCATACCGCCGATCCTCAGAAACGGCAGCAGGACGATGGCCATGACGATGATCCCGACCCCACCCATCCATTGCAGCATGGACCGCCAGACAAGAAGGCCCGGAGGCAGACCGTCAAGGCCTGTCAGCACAGTCGACCCTGTGGTCGTGAAGCCCGAAACAGCCTCAAAAACCGCGTCCGCATAACCGATCCCAAGCCACAGGAACGGCAAGGCACCAAAGGCAGGCAGTGTTGCCCAGGACAATGTGGTCAGGATAAAGGTCTGGCGGGTATCCAGACCTTCGCGCAAGGAGCCGCCAACAGCAATCGACAGCAGCATTCCGATCATGCCCGTCAAAAGGGCTGAAAAGACAAAGGCCTGCCAGTCGGCATTTTTCTGGGCGACATCGACGATTGCCGGAATAAGCATGGCGGTTGCAAGGCCGACATACAAGAACCCGAGAACGTTCAAAACTGGTCTGATTGAAATCAAGCAGAACTCATCCCGAAAACCGTTGCATCCCCTCGCACGGATCCCCGTTTTGAGGGTCCAGTTCACCGTCCTAACGCTTTTCCGCAAGAATTCCAATGCTATCCGTAAGCCTTCCCCCGGAAGATCGATGTCGACGGACCGGCAGCGCCGACAGAGCGCCGCCTTTACCGCACACAGTCTCCCGAGGAGAAAAGCAGTGTGGATGCTGGTGGGGGTTTAACTCAGGAACCGGTCCGCTCTGCAATCATGTGCCAATGCCACGAACCTGGCTTGCTGTGTTCCTTGTCGTCAAGGCTCATAAGTTCGAACGCATTGAAAAGTTGAACCAATTCACTGGCGTTGCAGTAGAAA encodes:
- a CDS encoding TrkH family potassium uptake protein, producing the protein MNVLGFLYVGLATAMLIPAIVDVAQKNADWQAFVFSALLTGMIGMLLSIAVGGSLREGLDTRQTFILTTLSWATLPAFGALPFLWLGIGYADAVFEAVSGFTTTGSTVLTGLDGLPPGLLVWRSMLQWMGGVGIIVMAIVLLPFLRIGGMQLFQSESSDRSEKIVSRSVELIRLIGLAYLFLTVLCIAAYLATGMELFDAFNHALTTIATGGYSTHDESFGYFKNPASGWVAIVFMIIGALPFVLIIQALRGHPLQLWRDPQVRALLGFLALVSLTLTVYLGINMRFPFEEALLRATFNVVSIVTGTGYALGDFSQWGAPVVGITLLLMFVGGCTGSTTGGIKIFRFLVFFGTVRAHLRRMVRPHRIMSEEYAGTRLTPELSFSVLAFLVVYLGSVGIITVALSFFDLDLVTAISAAATSVGNVGPGLGPVIGPAGHFAPLPDGAKWLLSFAMLVGRLELFTVLVLLDPDFWSK